GGTTGTCGGCCATGGCGCGCAGGTACTCCCGGCGGGAGTGGATGTTGCACTCGAAGTGCGCGTTGATCTGGGAGACCCACTTCGAGGGCTGGCCGTGACGCGGATTCCAGCAGCCGGTGATGGTCACGTAGCGACCCCCGGCGGCGAGGACGCGGGAGTGCTCCGCGAAGAGGTCGTGCAGGTCGACGTACATGCTCGACTCGTTGTTCCACGAGGCCGCGGCCAGCCCCGTCTCGAAGGGCATGTCGAGCATGTTGCATACCCGGGCCCGGACATGGTCCTCGATACCGAGTTCTAGTGCGCGCTGATGCGCGAAGTCGGCCTGCTTGGTCGACAGGGTGACGCCCTCGACCTTGCATCCGAAGCGCTGGTGGGCCATGACCATCGAGCCGCCCCGGCCGCAGCCGGCGTCCACGAGCGTGTCGTCACGCCCGATGGGGCCGAGGTGGTCCAAGAGGACTTGGGTCTGCGCCGACTCCAGGCGGTGGAGCTCGGCGATCAGCCTCTTCTCATAGTCGCTGTCGTGGGCGTCCCCGAGGGCGGCCCGGTCGACCTCGCCGACCCCGTAGTGATGGTGGTAAAGCCCGTCGACATCGCCGAGCCGCAGGTTCACCGGCCTGGCTTCCTGGTCCCAGTATCGGGCGATCTCGCCCTGATAGGGCGACGAGGGGGCGGGGATGAACGCGGAGGGAGCCTTGGCGTTGGTGAGCTTCGTGCTGGCCACGGAGCGGTCCTTTCTTGCAGGTCTTACGGGTCTCACGGGTCTCACGGGTCTTACAAGAAATCAGGCAGGCTGTACCGATAGGTGTTGGTCTGGTGCCAGTAGTGGTTGCCGTCGACCCATGCGGCCACTCCGCGAAGGAAGCGCAGCACGCTCGGGGCCGGACAGGCGGCGGCCAGGGCGGCGGCCTCGGCTTCGAAGCCGTGCATCAGCTCGTTGTGGACCTCGATCGCCTTCAGGTACGCCTCCCGCTCGGAGAGGCCCTCCCGTTCGGCGATCACCACCGGCAGGTTCAGGTGCAGGCCGGGGCTCTTGAGCTCCTTGGTGTAGGAGTACAAGTCGTTGACGATGGTGGTGGCGTTGCCGCCGAGCGCGATGACCCGCTGCATGGCCGGCCGGGCGTGCAGGTCCGCCGGGAGTTCATAGCCGCCGACGGTGTCGGTGATGGTGGGACAGGGGCGGAAGTTGTTGAACTGGCGCATCGCCAGGTACTCCCACACCTCGGGCACCTGTTCCGCCTGGGCCCACGCTGCCTCCGCGAGATACCCCAGGTGCAGACGGCCCATGTCGTGCCGGAACCGGTCGGCCTGGGAGGGGGTGGCCTGCTGAAGGAAGTACTCCATGGCGGAGCGGTAGGCGCGCCGGGGAGCGTCCGACTCCAGCGACTCCTTCCACTGCGGCTCGTACTCCTTCGTCGTGTGGAGCGGGTCGAGAGCCGTGTGGGCCAGCAGAAGTCGGCTGCCGAGGCCGATGGGTGAGCCGCCGTGGTCCTCGCAGTAGCAGTCGTCGACCGCGTTCTCGGCGACCATCAGCCGTGTGGCGACCATCAGGTGGTCGATGGTGGGAGCGTCCGGATGGCAGGCGACCATGTAGCGGCCGACGGCGAAGCCGTCGAACTGGTCCGCCCACTCCGGGGGGTACGCCTGGACCTCGTCCACCGCCCACGCCTTGATCCTTCGGCTGACCTCCTCCACCCGCACAGGGTCGGGTTCCCGCACGGGGTGGTGGTAGAGACCCGGGATCGCCTCGCCCTCCGCCGGTGTCCCAGGCCCCGCGGGCTCCTCGAACCGGCCCAGGTGCAGCCCCACCGTGCCCAGACCGCTGGGGCCGCGCAGGATCCGTTCCATGGCGATGCCCGACTGCCTCGCCGCAGCGGCGCCCTCCGCCACGTGCTCGGCGATCAGGTCGCCACCCGGGCCGTCGTCGGGGACGGACACGTCTGCGGGAAGGGCCCTTGCGGCAGGGACGGGGACGGGGGCGGGGACGGGGGGCGGGCCGGGCAGAGGAGAAGGCCCAGGATCGGACATCCGTGGCTCCTTGGTGAGGTGGGTGGGCTGCCCCGAATCTCGGGCGGTCGCGCCCGCTCCGGGCGGGTCCGGACCGTCGCAACCGTCGGTCGGGCGTCCTCTGGTCGCGCCTGGTCGCGCCTAGTCGCGCCAGTGGCCGACCTGCACGTTCTCCAGAACGCCGAGTGCGTCGGGCACCAGGATCGCGGTGGAGTAGTAGGTGCTGACCAGGTACGAGATGATCGCCTGCTCGTTGATGCCCATGCAGCGCACCGACAGGCCCGGCTCGTACTCCTCCGGCAGGCCGGTCTGGCGGAGGCCGATGACACCTTGGTTGTCCTCGCCGGTACGCATGGCGAAGATCGAGCTGGTGCCCTCCTTGCTGACGGGGATCTTGTTGCAGGGCAGGATCGGGACCCCGCGCCAGGCCGGGACCTGCTGCCCGCCGAGGTCGACGTGGGTCGGGTAGAGGCCGCGGGCGTTGAACTCCCGCGCGATCGCCGCGATCGCTTTGGGATGGGCGAGAAAGAGCTTGGTGCCCCGGCGGCGGCTGAGCAGCTCGTCGAGGTCGTCCGGGGTGGGCGGGCCGGAGTGGGGCTGAATGCGCTGCTTGAAGTCGGCGTTGTGAAGCAGACCGAACTCCCGGTTGTTGACCAGCTCGTGCTCCTGGCGCTCACGCACCGCCTCGATGGTGAGCCTGAGCTGCTCCTCCGTCTGGTTCATCGGCCCGTTGTAGAGGTCCGCGACCCTCGTGTGGATCCGCAGAACGGTCTGCGCGACGGAGAGTTCGTACTCGCGCGGGTTGAGTTCGTAGTCGACGAAGGCTCCCGGAAGCTCGACCTCGCCGGTGTGACCGGACGACATCGCGATCTCGGCCTCGCCCTTACGGTTTTGCGGTTGGCGGGGAAGCGAGCGGTACTGCCGAATGTGGGCCTGGAGGCTCGGCGCCGCGGAGAGCACAGCGGCGAAGTCGTCACGGGAGAGGGTGAGCAGGGTGCCGGACGTCTCGGCAGTGGCGGTGAACTCCCAGTCGGCGTCGGTGTCCAGGAGCACGTGCTCGCCGAACTGGTCGCCGTCGGCGAGCACGCCCACGTCGATCTCGTCGCCGTACTTGCCGACGGAGGTCTGCTTGATCCGGCCGTGGGCGATCAGGTGGATCCGCTCGGCAGGGGCACCGCGTTCGACCAGCACCTCGCCGGTGCGGAAGTCGCGCTGTACGCACCGGTCGGCGATCCGGGCCAGGGCATCGGCGTCGTCGAAGCCGCGCAGCAGGGCCAGTTCGCCGAGCTCGTGGGGGATCACCCGGACCTCGGCACCGTCCTGGACGAACTCGATGCGACCGTCGCCGACGGTGTAGGTCAGCCGCCGGTTCACCCGGTAGGTGCCGCCCTTGACCTCCACCCAGGGGAGCACGCGCAGCAACCAGCGGGAGGTGATTCCCTGCATCTGCGGGGCGGACTTGGTCGTGCTGGCGAGGTTCCGGGCGGCGTCGGTGCTCAGGCTGGACTGCTGAGGCAGCCCCAGCCGCGCTTCCGGGTTGGTCTCAACGGTCATCGAGCGAACTCTCCTTCGAGACGGTGATGATCGGCGTGCGCGCGCCGACCAACGACGCGCAACCAACAAAAGGGGAGAATGCGGGTGAATCCATAGGAATCCGTGCAGTTCCCTGGCAACAGTACGACCGGCATGCCCGGCCCGCCCCATGCGGCCGTTGGAGTTACCTCGATGCGGTGTTCTTGTACCGCCCCGGGTTTATCCGAATAACCGATGCCGTTCGGACCACGACGCGGCTATGGGCGCGGCGGCTGCCGGGTCGTCGCCGGGCGGGGCTTACCCGGGTCTGTGAGCGGGGGTTTCCACACGTTGCCGGAGTGTCAGGCAAGGCGGCGTCGAGGCGGTAGAGGCAGTGGTGGGCAAACGCAGTGGTGGGCCGACCGCTGTCCCCGCGCGTCGGCCCACCACATATCCACTCACCCGCTCAATCGCTCAACCACTCCTCCAATTCGCCACTCAGCCGCTCATCCATCGGCCACGTCGCCGCGCCGGCAGCCCGCCTTGCGGCCGTGATCCGTCTCCCTCAGCAGTCCCACCCGTGCTGACCGGGCCGTACACAAGATGAGATGGCGGGTACGGCGAAGAAGTTCACGGGAACCCCGGAGAATTTTCCGGCCGGGCGGGCGCCGGTCAGCTCCGGCACATCAGCCCCGGCGCGTCGGCCCCCGCGCGTCAGCTCCGGTACGTCGTCCTCCAGCGGGCGCGGTGCCGTCTGTCGCCCTGCCCCGCGCCGTTGACCCTCTCGCCTCGCCCCCCAAAGCAGTCTGAGCGGCCCCTCGGTGCCAGGGAAGAGCGCCTCTCCGCCCGTACGTACAGGCGGGGAAGCGGGCGGGGAAGCGGGCGGGGACGGGGCCCGGTCGCCGCGCGTGGGCGTAACGGAGTGATCTCGGCGTTGGCATCCCGAGGACAGTTTCCGTTGTAGTGGCCATATGGAACATGAACCGGAGCCCGGTTTCCGGGGTCGAACACTGCGGCGAGGGAGCCTCGTCGTCCTCGCCGCCGCGCTGCTGCTGTGCACCACCACAGGCGCCCGGAACCAGGAAGTCCGCCCCCCGATCCCGGACAGCGCGTGCCGGGCACCGGCATCCGCCGCCACGTCGGCCACCACGTCGAAGTCCGCAGGCCAAGCGGACGCGGGAGGCACCGACTTCGACGGCGACGGCCATCCCGAACTGGCCTTCGTCGTGCCGTTCGCCAACGGGCCCGACGACGTCTACCAAACCGGCCGGATCGCCCTGGTGCGCGGCTCCGCGCACGGCCCGGATCCCGAACGACGCAAGGTGTTCACGCCCAAGGACTTCCAACTCCCCAAGAACGACGGCATGGCCTTCGACCGTGACGCACCGACCGTCGCCGACCTGGACGACGACGGGCACCCCGACCTCGTCGCGGGTGGGATGGCCCACGTGCAGTGGGGCGGCCCCGACGGCCCGGACCCCGCGCACGAGCCCGCCCGCATCCGGCTGCCGCACGCGGCCACGTCAGATCCCGCCAAGATCGGCGAGGGCACCGGCAGCTACCGCCAGCCCCCCATAGCGGGGGACTTCGACGGCGACGGCCACACCGACCTGGCCACGTACTGGACCGGCATGGAAAAGCGGCGGCTGGTGGTGCTGCACGGCCCGTTCACGCGGGAGGGAAAGCCCGCGCGGACGGTCGAGCGCGCGGACCCGGACACCCGGGGAGCCAACGCCGTGGTCGATATGAGGCTGTTCGCGGCGGAGATCACCGGCGACCGGGCCATCGATCTGATCGCGTACGAGGACGACGAGCCGAGCAGGCCCCTGTTGCTCACCGGCGGCGCCGACACGGCGACGGGGCTGAGCGCGCGGGCCACCCGGCTGCCGACGGGCGAGAACGTCACCGTCGGCGACTTCGACGGCGACGGCCGCCCCGACCTCGCCCTCGGCGACAGCGGCATCCCGACGGACGAGGAAGCGGAACCGGCGGACCGCAAGGGCAGGGTGACCATCCGCTACGGAAAGGCGCCCGAAGCGCCGGTCGTCATCGAGGGCGGCCCCCGCAAGGGCGGATTCGGCATCGGCCTGCTCGCCGGGGACCTCAACGGCGACGGCTGCGACGACCTCGCCGTCCAGCGGGCGGGCAACCGTGAGAGCACCACCGACCGAGTCGAGGTGCTGCGCGGCGGCTCCTCCCCCGGCCTCGGCTCCCGGCCCTGGCTCCCGGCGCACCGCTCCCGCCACGTACCGGACTCCGGCCCCGCCGCACCCCAGCGCTGGACGGGCTGGCCCATAGCGGCGGACGACCTCGACGGCGACGGCCGCGAAGAACTCCTCCTGGACAACCCAAGGCAGAAGAACGAGGACTGGGACTGGTGGCTCACCGACACGACCGGAAAGGACGTGGCGCACTTCGACGCGAAGCGCTTGGCGCGGTAGGCAGACCAGGCATGGGGAGCGCTCGGGAGTGCGACGGAAGCGACCGACCCGACGGGGCCGACGGAGGCCGACGGAGGCGACCGGGCCCCGTCGGCCCGGTCGCCTCCCTGACTTATGACGGCCGCCCTCCTGGCCGCCAGTTGTGGACCTCGATGTCCGCGTACGGGCCCGGGGTCAGGACGGCGCGTGCCGTGTCCGGGTCCGGCGCTCGGACCAGCGCCGCCGTACCCAGCCAGGCGGTGCCGCTGTCGGACAGCAGCGGCCCGTAGGCGATCAGCTCGTCCGGGGCGGGCGGCACGCCGGGGTCGGCGGGGTTGGCGGCGACCTGCCCCGTGCTGAGGCCGAGCACCAGGTACCGGTTGCGGTCGGTCGGACCCTCCGTCCGGCCGCCGGGGAACTCCCACATCGTGCGCCCCAGCGTGTTGCGCCACCGGAGCAGCAGTACGTCCCGGTACACACCGGCCTGGTAGTTGGGCTCGTCGAAGGCGAACGCCCGCGCTGCGGCGGAATCCGGCAGGTCGACAAGGTGCACGCTGCCGGTGGGCGTGTCACCGTCGTCGGCGAGGGTCGGGCCCCGGGCGATCATCTCCGTCGCGTACCGGTCCATGTAGGACCAGTGCTCCTCCAACAGCTCTTCGCGCAGCGGCAGTGAGCCGGGCCGATCGCGGTGGTAGCAGAAGAACTCCATGACCGCAGACCCTTCCCCACCGTGGGGCAGCGTCTCAACCGGCTTTGGCGACGCTGCCCCACGTCCGACGCTGCCCCACCTTCCCGACGCGGCGGGCGGCCCGGTCCGGGCGCGGCCCAATCCAGGCGCGGCTCAGTCCGGGCGCGGGCCCGTCTCGCGGGTGACCGTGCGGAGCAGGGGGCGGCCGATCGGGCGAGGCCGGGGAAAAGGTCCTGGAACGCCGTGAACTTTCCTGCCGGACCCGTCATCGAAGTCTGTGTACGGCCGGATAGCGGGGACAGCTACCGGCGGGGAGCATCAGCCATGAGCGAGCGCCGGTACGGGGCGTCGTGGCCCGGCGCCCCACAGACCGCAGCCGAGTACGTCCTGCCCCCCGTACAGGACGTACTCGGCTGCTACCGGCCCTCGGTCACTGGCCCACCCTTCCGTCGACGCACTCGCGCAACAGGTCGGCGTGCCCGCAGTGGCGGGCGTACTCCTCGATCCTGTGCACCATCAGCTCGCGAACCGATGTCCCGTCCTTCCCCAGACGCTCACTCAGATCCGGGTGCCCGGCCAGCGCGGCGTCGGTCGCGGACTGCTCGCGCTCCAGAGCGGAGTACGCGGCGTCGACCACGGCCTGCTCGGCGACGGCTCCGTCGAAGTCCGCGTCACGCTCGCCGTACAGCTTCGGCAGCGGATCGCCGTCACTGATCCAGTTGCGCCAGTCCCGTTCCACCTCGACGAGGTGCCGAAGCAGGCCGAGCAGCGACATCGTCGACGGCGGAACCGACCGACGGGCCAGCTGCTCCGCGTCCAGGCCCTCGCACTTCATCCGCAGGGTCATGCGGTAGCCCGCCAGGAAGTCCTGGAGCGTGGCAAGCTCGCCGTCCGGACTGACACCTTCGCTGTGGCGGGGGTCGTCGTCCGGGTCGGCCCACATGTCGGGGTAGACGCTTGCCCGGCTCCAACGTGCGGGTTGGTCACTCATACGTCGCATGTTCGGCGGCGAGGGCCCGAGATCGCCAGTGAGTTTCGCTCCGGAGGAAGAGGAAAGGGCCCGCTCCCCGGCCGACGGCAGCCGTGCCCGCCAGTCCCGCCGGCCGCCGCGGCCGGGGTCCGTTCGGCCTGC
This sequence is a window from Streptomyces sp. NBC_01775. Protein-coding genes within it:
- a CDS encoding geranyl diphosphate 2-C-methyltransferase, which translates into the protein MASTKLTNAKAPSAFIPAPSSPYQGEIARYWDQEARPVNLRLGDVDGLYHHHYGVGEVDRAALGDAHDSDYEKRLIAELHRLESAQTQVLLDHLGPIGRDDTLVDAGCGRGGSMVMAHQRFGCKVEGVTLSTKQADFAHQRALELGIEDHVRARVCNMLDMPFETGLAAASWNNESSMYVDLHDLFAEHSRVLAAGGRYVTITGCWNPRHGQPSKWVSQINAHFECNIHSRREYLRAMADNRLVPAAVVDLTAATLPYWELRATSSLITGIEEAFINSYKDGSFQYLLIAADRV
- a CDS encoding family 2 encapsulin nanocompartment cargo protein terpene cyclase, translating into MSDPGPSPLPGPPPVPAPVPVPAARALPADVSVPDDGPGGDLIAEHVAEGAAAARQSGIAMERILRGPSGLGTVGLHLGRFEEPAGPGTPAEGEAIPGLYHHPVREPDPVRVEEVSRRIKAWAVDEVQAYPPEWADQFDGFAVGRYMVACHPDAPTIDHLMVATRLMVAENAVDDCYCEDHGGSPIGLGSRLLLAHTALDPLHTTKEYEPQWKESLESDAPRRAYRSAMEYFLQQATPSQADRFRHDMGRLHLGYLAEAAWAQAEQVPEVWEYLAMRQFNNFRPCPTITDTVGGYELPADLHARPAMQRVIALGGNATTIVNDLYSYTKELKSPGLHLNLPVVIAEREGLSEREAYLKAIEVHNELMHGFEAEAAALAAACPAPSVLRFLRGVAAWVDGNHYWHQTNTYRYSLPDFL
- a CDS encoding family 2B encapsulin nanocompartment shell protein → MTVETNPEARLGLPQQSSLSTDAARNLASTTKSAPQMQGITSRWLLRVLPWVEVKGGTYRVNRRLTYTVGDGRIEFVQDGAEVRVIPHELGELALLRGFDDADALARIADRCVQRDFRTGEVLVERGAPAERIHLIAHGRIKQTSVGKYGDEIDVGVLADGDQFGEHVLLDTDADWEFTATAETSGTLLTLSRDDFAAVLSAAPSLQAHIRQYRSLPRQPQNRKGEAEIAMSSGHTGEVELPGAFVDYELNPREYELSVAQTVLRIHTRVADLYNGPMNQTEEQLRLTIEAVRERQEHELVNNREFGLLHNADFKQRIQPHSGPPTPDDLDELLSRRRGTKLFLAHPKAIAAIAREFNARGLYPTHVDLGGQQVPAWRGVPILPCNKIPVSKEGTSSIFAMRTGEDNQGVIGLRQTGLPEEYEPGLSVRCMGINEQAIISYLVSTYYSTAILVPDALGVLENVQVGHWRD
- a CDS encoding FG-GAP repeat domain-containing protein is translated as MEHEPEPGFRGRTLRRGSLVVLAAALLLCTTTGARNQEVRPPIPDSACRAPASAATSATTSKSAGQADAGGTDFDGDGHPELAFVVPFANGPDDVYQTGRIALVRGSAHGPDPERRKVFTPKDFQLPKNDGMAFDRDAPTVADLDDDGHPDLVAGGMAHVQWGGPDGPDPAHEPARIRLPHAATSDPAKIGEGTGSYRQPPIAGDFDGDGHTDLATYWTGMEKRRLVVLHGPFTREGKPARTVERADPDTRGANAVVDMRLFAAEITGDRAIDLIAYEDDEPSRPLLLTGGADTATGLSARATRLPTGENVTVGDFDGDGRPDLALGDSGIPTDEEAEPADRKGRVTIRYGKAPEAPVVIEGGPRKGGFGIGLLAGDLNGDGCDDLAVQRAGNRESTTDRVEVLRGGSSPGLGSRPWLPAHRSRHVPDSGPAAPQRWTGWPIAADDLDGDGREELLLDNPRQKNEDWDWWLTDTTGKDVAHFDAKRLAR
- a CDS encoding YciI family protein, coding for MEFFCYHRDRPGSLPLREELLEEHWSYMDRYATEMIARGPTLADDGDTPTGSVHLVDLPDSAAARAFAFDEPNYQAGVYRDVLLLRWRNTLGRTMWEFPGGRTEGPTDRNRYLVLGLSTGQVAANPADPGVPPAPDELIAYGPLLSDSGTAWLGTAALVRAPDPDTARAVLTPGPYADIEVHNWRPGGRPS
- a CDS encoding DinB family protein; amino-acid sequence: MRRMSDQPARWSRASVYPDMWADPDDDPRHSEGVSPDGELATLQDFLAGYRMTLRMKCEGLDAEQLARRSVPPSTMSLLGLLRHLVEVERDWRNWISDGDPLPKLYGERDADFDGAVAEQAVVDAAYSALEREQSATDAALAGHPDLSERLGKDGTSVRELMVHRIEEYARHCGHADLLRECVDGRVGQ